The Sebastes umbrosus isolate fSebUmb1 chromosome 10, fSebUmb1.pri, whole genome shotgun sequence nucleotide sequence ctctcttttcaatcccgatccctctcacacacactcccctcCCTGGTGCCAGCGTACTCTCTGGTCCAGGTTCTTAGATGACGTTGTCAAACAGCTGCATGGACTGCATGATGTTCTCATCCTAGTCACAGACAAGAGGTTTGGataataagtagggctgtcagttgattcaaatagttaatcgtgattaatcccaaattaattgcacattttttaactgttcaaaatgtaccttaaggggagatttgtcaagtatttaatactcttatcaacataggagtgggcaaatatgcttgctttatgcaaatgtgtgtatatatttattattggaaagctgttaacacaaaacaacaggcaacaacagatgtcagtgtgtcagttttctgacttgactatgacttgccccaaactgctcagaggtcagaggtcaagggacccctttgaaaatggccatgacatttttttctcaccaaaatttagcacaagtttggggcattatttagcctccttttcaagtttcataagatgccagtatcttcactagcattaaaattgagcccggtacaacctcaaaattgcaagttgctttaatgcgttaaagaaattagtggcgttaaaacaaatttgtgttaaggcgttattatcttgttaactttgacagctctaattaatAAGGTGTCATTTCTCCTTATGTGTCACCCAAATGATTCACACTGGGGAGGAAGTGAGGATTAAAGGTAGAGTTAACCAGTTATAACAGGTAGCGTTGCACTGTCCAAAGTTTAataaaatccacctaccagcccCTCTAAAGCAAATAAACAGAAATGCAAAACGACAAATTGTGGTTTTATGAGGAGTTACGTGCTATAAATATTTCTTTGcagatgcagtgacttcctggagtcacTGGAAATCATTCCAGGAGGAAGGACTCCCCCGGACTCCCCCGACTAAGCCTATCATCTCCTGGCTCTAGCTGCATACTTAATGCACAGACATGAAAGTTGAGTCAATCGTCTCCTCTTATTCTCTGCAACAATgtgaataagcatatttatatgtggaactgttcctttaaagggactgtttgtaactttttaagcgtataaatgtaccgggtcgggacacatgcgcgctcgcatatgcgtgttctcgtgtggccgctgcctctcctcctctgcctgctttccttcactcagacagaacgtgcgttctcgctcagctcgctccacctctagacgtgaacgcgcgctcacgccacactgcagaagtggacgtttgtgcagaaataactgctgcagctcctccagaccaacagaggttttccgtgtcttgtgaagtgacggtgcTCTTCAGAGAgacacgttatcgtctcgttaccgaccgggtgccggtgtctcctctgctctctccggctgcgggcggagagagcagggagacacgctgcagagccccgctgcatcagcctgcactgaggcaggaaaagccaacactaggatcagatctaaatcatgttcatggagagacctccgtctggtcagctaacattactgccaagcagctgaaatatagagtgatattgtggttttagctgacgtgtgtcgcctcactgttttgagcgatgctcgttcatgtctatttagagcgagcaagtgcgagctcgacgctgactttcgttgatttcacggccacaggtttcgctgttaacaagcaattctgaaagttacaaatagtccctttaagacttAAAAATCCACTTTTCCGACCCACCTTCTTGCATGACTCTATGAACTCTTCTATGGTGACCACTCCGTCTTTATTCCGGTCCATTTTCTGAAAGAAAAATATAGCAGCCAAAGGTTTATTCAGTGAAAAACGATTGTATGCTCAAATATATTTGTAAATGATCTTCTAACTATTATCAGtaatatttctgtgttttttaacaACCATAACTCCAGGTGTTAATAGAAAGCAAAGACTGCTGAGTTTGACCTGGAAGAAGCTCTCCACATGTTCTCTCGGAACATCGTCCTGCATATTGGGGTACGTGTACTTCCCCATCATGTCATAGATAGACTTCATGATGTCCAACATCTCCTggaaagtgaaagagagaagGGAGAACATATTATTGAGGATGGAGAAATTGTTGGATAACATAAAAAATCACTTTGAAGCTGGGCATTAGCCAGGTTTTTAGAGGTCACGAGTCCtagagcttgtttttttttttattttgctaattagTATTGAGTATATATGTAATATGAcatctgcaactattttctTTCACGCCCCAAAAGAATTTGGTTATGTAATGGTTATATATAGCCATATATACCACAGGGTATGTTTGATGTACTGGAGCGGAGTtctaaatttcaaaataaaagttgatGTATTCAGATATCAATCAATATCAAGGCAGGCAATTTCCACAACTCGATTTCCACcaaaatttaaatataaaaatagtaaCAGGGTGCCTCCACATCCCCCACAATACTGAGCACATGACCCTGCTTAGAAGCCATTACAGCAAATACGCAGAGAAAGCTAAGAACAGTGTAACATGTGTTACCTCTTTGGTGATGCAGCCATCTTTGTTCAGGTCGTAGAGGTTGAACGCCCAGTTTAACCGGTCATTAATGGTCCCTCTCAAGATGATAGACAGGCCAAATACAAAGTCCTGAGATACACGGGGAacaatttactgtattgttttgACATTACTTAAATGTTAAATCAACACAGTAAATGAAGTCAAATCTTCATCACAGCACTAATCTTTGCGGGCAGGTATTTAGAGAGAACGCATATTTGTGTGGAGCACACATTTGCTCTCATCTCTAAAAAGGAAGCTGATATAAGAATAGAGCTCACCTCGAAACTAACTGAGCCGTTTTTGTTCGTGTCGAAGGCTTCAAACAGGAAGTGTGCGTACATACTTGAATCTGCAAAAGGTAGAGACTTACAGTAACCCGCGTGCCCTCGAAACATGAAGTCTTTGAACAGCTCGGTTTAGCAGCCAGCTAAATATAGCCGAGATATAAGAATAATTTCAAATACAACTGGAGGCGAGTGGTTAACATTTCATCAACCTAAATATCACGATGTGAAAAATTGCCTCGCCTCTTTGCAGTGGTTCAGCAGAGCAGATTTATAATGAGTTCATTATGTTCAGTTCATTGCGGTGATGAAAAGCTCCATGTGTACCGCTACAGAATCTGTTATTTAGACTTACACGTTTACCTGAAGTCTATCAAATGAATGAACGGTATAAATTAAAGTATTATGGACACAGTTGGAGCTCTTCAGGTTCAGTAGGAGTTGACAACTCACCTCCCTGCGGAAAGAACTGGGAGTAAATGGTCTTAAAGTTCTCCTCATTCACCACACCACACGGACATTCCTGAGATACAGATGTGAATAGACAAAAACTCATTAGTTCCCACAGACCAAGGTATATAAAGGACCGCAGTCTGCCATCAGCCACACCTACATTTTTGAAACCCCTGTAGAGAACTTGCAGCTCCTTCTTAGTGAACTTAGTCTGCTCCTGCAGCTTGTCCATGCTCTCAGGGCGATGACACACGGTGGATAACTCAAAGTCATCTTCCACGCTGtctgtgtgagggagagacCAACGTGTTAGTCAGCATTTATCATCACTGCGCCCACACCAACCTCCAGGGCAGCCAGGACCTGGCTAACACATTTTAATGAAGTCACCAAACTGATATTGAGTTCATCATACAGCACAGGTCATATACATAGAGCAAAATAATATCCTTTATTTACAACAAtgttaacctttttttttaaaattattattatttcactgaATCTAAACATGAATTCAGTTTTCTATACATAATTGTGAGGCTACTATATGTCAAGCATTCTCCACACATCTTTGCTACTGTACTTCATATcgggggtgtaagaaaatattgaaaaatatcacgatattattttttgtgatactgtatcaattctcaaaaagaCTATTGATctctaattaatagtttacatgcaaacatgAACTCAGTTAATACTTTCATTTGCAAAATAAAgcgccctctcagtgtgtgtgccctctcaaaagtagtgctatgatgttggatgttacagggactgtgataaatgctaaTGCacatcccactgttctgattgcataaaaaagttaaaaaaaaaatgtttacctagattttatgcatatggtggtgtatTCTTTATACTATGTTATTGCACGGCTtcgttgaatactcgattctgattggtcaatcatggcgttttgtggtctgttatttctttatagcagactgttgctatgtataacagcccgttgctatgggcgcagttctgatgtgtatgtgtgaaattattgatttcttaagtaagtagccatgtaataagcaggataatgtacagctagcgggtcattgttgtgaaagaatccccttcagggcgatgagagacccctcgcggcatcgccctgtcagggtttctttcacaacaatgaccggctcgctgtacattatccctttcaTAGTTTTCTTAAagttagatttttaaaaaatgtcaatatatcgccttgcttacagtatcgcaatatattgcatcACATTGAATGGTAACACATGTAttacacagccctagttcatATCACAAAGCAAAACGTGGTCAGTCAAgcgtctataaaatgtctgaatttCTTGTCTGACAACTCAAGAGTAAGTAGACTGAGGAGAGCCCTATACTGAGGGAGTGAGAGAAGAGGTTtaacatgaatgaaaatggtaaagaagagacatttttaaatgtgttgataCACATCCAGCAACAGATATTCCTCATTCCGTCTGTTTCTCCGAAAATGACTGTCATTAACtgtaactcacacacacatacacacctacacacactcacacgtgcTGTAGCCCCAGGGAACAAAACACGCTCCAAATCACAAAATACGAACACAGGTCTGACCCATCAGCAGCAATAATGTGTTTTAGAGTTTGTGGTGTTGAGTGTGTTCCTGTACGACTGTATGTTGGTCTATGTTGTGTACGCTGAATGTTTGGGTGGCTGTGTGTACATGACTGcatacagtggtggaatgtaactaagtacatttactcaagtactgtgcttaagtacaaatttgagatacttgtacttaacttgagtattttcttttactttgtgCTTcgactccactacatttcagcgggaaatattgcactttttactccactacatttatctgacagctttagttactagttactttacaaatgaagatttttgcatacaaaacatatgatgagcttataaaatatgatgttttgttaCAAATTAACAGAATGGTCAAGTacagctgaaacgattaattgattagtctaTTGACATAAAATTAatggacatttattttgataatttgagtattttttcatataaatattataattaaaataataaataaaaatatgtgaaaaatatgtgaaaaaaaaaggtatgatttcatggttccagcttcataaatgtgagaatttactgctttattatttaatttatttgaattgttttaattttgaggTTTGGGCTGTTGGGCACATTGTGAATGTGTCACTATTTTCAGAATTtgtacaaaccaaacaatcaatctAATTGAATACtcaagaaaatattcagcagattaatccataatgaaaataatcattagttaaaaGTTCAAAATgggctccacctcaaccaaatACAGTATAACAGTTAACTCCTGCTTTTAtattaatgcatgagtaataataatctaatgatagtAGTAtatcttgaatttccctcggggtcaataaagttactatctatctatctatctatctataacgGTCACAGGGGACATTTCTCTGCATTGATcccttttaatactttaagtgcattttcctgattatacctACATACTGAGGTAACATTCtcaatgcagaacttttacttgtagagGCTGCATCCACACAAGCGTCTGTATGAATCTTCTTAATTCACTAAAGAGTCGGGACACATGGAGGAAAGTAGAGATGTATAGAGAGTGAAGGAGCACTTGCTTTCACTGATTGAGGGGGCCGCAGCCTCAGGCGTGCAGCACGGCAGCAGCTTGAGGAATCGCTGCTTTATGGTTTTTTTGCTTTGGCTGGTGGAAGGATTACCTGTAATCACCAACCATATAGCACAAaggttagacacacacacacgcaagtcTGCAAATTCTGTCttcacacgcacatgcacacatgcctGTGAAAACACACTCCATGCAACGGACAAATGCGACAACAGACTGATTCATGCTGTTTAGTCAGATTGGTAATTGCCTGCTGACCTGGCTCAGCGATGGGAGACCACGAATACCACTTCAAACAGTAGATATATtaccacacagcagcagcacagcgtGACCCCTGGAAACACACAGTTTCCCTGATCAGACTGGCGCTCATATCACAATGCCACATTCAGCAAACTGAGTGGAAAACCAGCGGAGAGTATCATTTCAAAACACGTCAAACATCAACAGTTTTAAATGACAATCGGCTTAACGACTTAATTCCACTTCATAGTAGAATACAATTTGCCAGACAGATGTGCTGCAAAACCGCCTCAACCAGAGCCCATCACGTCTACCACCGTAGTACCAGCTCATCTCAAAGCAAACCTTATGACGCCTATTTCGGTGtaaaacacatttgcacacGTGAACACATGTACTTACTCTTGGCTCTtagtttccatggtaacagtcCCCTCACCCCTTTTAGCAAGGCCCCAGCGGTCTGAGGGATGAAGGCCATGATGGGGTGAAAAACAATAGAACCACAGCAGCACCTCCACCGACTATCTAACCTCTCTGTGATGCGTCACCCTGTTGTCTCTCTGCTCCACGGAGCCTCGGGGACTCTGGCCCTCCTGACCTGTGGCTCTggcatcatttggagccagaacAGGCAGAACACGTTGTCCGATGGATACCAGATTAATGCATCCAGCCGCCAAGCACAGGCCAAGCCCTCTGCCCCAGGGTCTGTGTGTGcgtaaatacatttcatttatcCATATGGACCCAACAGACGCCCACAAGAAATGAATATCAAATACTTAGACCATCTGTCAATggtacaaaaatacataaatctttaaagtaaagtaaatctTTAAGTATGTCTGATGGCAAAGTAGTCCCAATGTATTTCTGAGCAGTGGTGGATGTAGAATTTTAATGTTGTAACTGCTTGAGGTGAAACTAATTGTAACTTAATGGACTAATCTACTAAATGGATCAGAGATTTCTGTTTTCTACGTCAAGATAAATACACTCTTAGGCCAACATGGATGAGAAGCCCATCTACAATTTCATGACAGCTTGGTAACTATCTGCTGAAGAAGATCATGTGACacgatcaaaagctccagaacagctacaaAATGGACCTTGGGGTGAGATTGTTTGGGTCAACTAATTAACTTTATATACTATCACTGGTTTATTTGTTAGTTGTTGCTGCATAACAGTGCATCATATTCAAGttaatcatatgttttgtatgtaaatatttaattcaagtagcaactacagctgtcaaataaatgaagtGGAGTTAAACCCGTGGCCTAAACAAAGAAATACTTCAGTGTTCTTCAGCTGGATTATATGTTTTTGTGAAGGAAGCACCGTCTCATGGTGACACCCTGCAATTGAATGAATGGGTGTGTTTACAGTGGAATGTAGACACGCTCTGTcaagaaacaggaggaaacCAAGCCCCCAGCATGAGCgctgggctttgaagcaaatttccgtagtggtactacaacttctgtgtacgtcaagtgatgccattgggcccaaaaatactttttcccatagactaggaaagagacgtctttactttttggggggtaaatcaacttcccagtacgaacacttgaatagccctcaCTAAGGGTcctaaaatgcactaatagccgaatccagagttattttccttcctccgttcatgtgaatgagccccagaccgaggctggaccagAGCTGGGAGGctgagttaaaggaaacactactgcgcctgctctatgggcccaatgaatGCAGAAGATCGCTATAGGATCTGGGTACTTTATCAATCgtcagtcgagccattttggctccaTGTGCCATCGAGCAACTCTCATAAGAATGAACGGGTGGCGGCCTCCAGTTcttttttatacatccatgggggAGACTCCCAGCAGCTGGAAGTTGGCTGGGAACCAGCTGGGAACTGGCTGACAGGTGGCTGGGAGGGAAAATTCAGGTGGCTGCATTTGTAAAGTCAAAATACTTCAAAGCtcacttaaataataaacatacttGCAACCAGTGCTTAAGGTATATGCAACGGGTATATCAAAAGTTTGGAAAATATCTTGCAAAGCCTGAATAGATGAAATCTTTGATGCTAGTAATTgttgtgaaatacattttttaaagtaacCGTCACAACAGATATTGTTATTGTGTTACAGATGCAGCTTGTCTCCGGGTGTGATGAGACTAAATTTAATTTCTACTGATTGTTCTGAAGGCCTGGACGGAGataggtgaaaaaaaaacaaaaaaaaacttcaagaTTTCTACTTCCTCTGCTCTGCATGGCACGCTGAGCTTGAAATACTTGTAAGGACCATGAAAGCTGAATCTGTTGGAAACTGTCAGTGCTTGTTTTAGGACTGAGAcacctttttcctctctccctgtctctcagccctctctccatctcatctGTTCCTTCTCTCTGTAGTTTTGTCCTTTGCTGGTGATGAAATATTTTGCTTGTTGTGACGTCTTTGAGTAAATGCGCTCTGGCTGTCTTGGCCAAGTTTGTCTTGGAatagaaatgtttgatttcagaGGGATTAACCTGATTTTAATGTGCACAGGCACATCTCTTTAAGGTccctatacagtatattataaaaCACTCCCCCAAAACATCTTACTACACCTCATCTACTATCTACTGGATCTTAGAAAGTAAACTGCAGTTGTTGTTTCTATTTCAAAGCGGTTTTAAAGCTTACTATCAACTTATGAAATGTAGGTTGTATCTAGTAGTTGCAAGCTGTGGCTGAAAACAGTCCTTTGTTGAAAACAAGTAGGTTACTGCGCTCATTACACTATTGCTGTAACATGTGAGCAATTTGTTCTCCAGCCTTTGAagttaaaattgttttttttgagtgGCGCTGACAATGAGACTAGATATTCTTTCAATTTGACCCGAGTaggcagaaaaataaaaactattccTCATCAGGCagggaaaaaaagcagcttTCTGTGTTCTTCAGCTGTTGTGCAGCATTAAGACATCCTTACGCAGCGTGCCCTGTAGTGATTGTGCAATTAGAGTTCAATAGTTTTCCCCAGGGTGTACTGACAAACCATCAGAACTCTCTTCAGGAAATAAGGAAACAGCTCTATTTTTAGATTGATGGCAACACATTTTTGGCAATATCCCAGGACTTTTGAAGAAGCTCCGTGTTTCATAAACTCGAGAGATCTGAGGATTTTCTCAAGGCACGGAGAAACTGTGAACTGAAGTGAAGGCAGCACACGTATTACAGGGATACAGTGATACTGCAGATTGATCCATGATTGAATATTTCAGCTATGATCTCTCTAAGCCCTCCTGACACCTAGTGATGAGAGAAGCACAACTGCAATTCTGAAAACAGTTTCACAAATATTGGGATAAAATTAGACCTGATAGATATCCCGCTGGTTTGATTTACCTAATGTCTTTCATTTCCTCCCACTTCTGCCCATCTTTACTCTTAACTGCATTCCATCTATTTAGCAATGCACTTCCATACATTTGGGGGACTCACAAGAGgcaaaaaaaggagacaaatgctcaaaatcaatgcagcagGGGCAGAGATATCCTGATTTTTAGCCCCTAATGTGGCTCCAGCATATGgctcaagctccaaaaacattGGATCCTACATTCcccataatgcaactttttGTTATCTCCTCACTGTTTGGTAAAAGCTCACATCTTCCAAACGCCATGCCTAGTTTGacgctgatgacatcacaaggtTTACCTTGAAGACATTATACTGTGCTTGTCTTGATGTATAAAATTGGTGGAATGCccctttaagaaagaaaaatgacaacattttaaaaagcacaTCCCCATCACAGTAAAAGGGTAAAGTCCAtggttgataaaaaaaaaaatctacagacAGAATCCTTTAGTTGTAAGAAGTACAAATGATGAATTTCAGAGATGTCATTCCCCAATATGGATGGGCCTATATTTAGATGCGTTTAGGACATAAATTCTtcaatgaaatgtatttttttcagaaGTTTTGAATCGTTTTTTGTGTCATAAATGCAGCAAAATGATCAGTAATATTCCGCCCTTCCATGTGAGTTAGAAAGGTATGGATACACTATATTCACTTCAGTATTTCAGTCTCAGACAAAgccatacacgcacacacaagcacGATCACACACTACGGAGGACCATAAATGGGTGTGACAAACATGACAGCTCTTTAGTGAAGAAATTAGGCCAAACTACTTTGTTGTGTTTCATCCTAACAAACActtcagaaacacacaaacacagatgtaGACGCCCCCCTCTCCAGCTGAGCGTTTTTCCTCCTCACGTCCCCTCACCAAATTCATCATTTTGATTTCTCTCTTGGCGCCTCTCTGCCGCCTCTCTGCCGCTCGCTTAGCGTTTCCCTTACCTGCTGTGCTGGTGAGGTCGATAAGACCCAGAAAGTGCATCAGTTTGAGGGAGCTGCAGACCACCAGGAGGATGCCCACAGTCTGCAGCCCCTCCACTTCCCACTTGTCTTGGAAGAACAGATGCATCCTTTcccccttcctctctttctctctgtttctgtcaaGAAAAATCTTTCTCTTGCCCCGGGGCAACCACTTTCCCCCCCGCAGCTCCAACCAGGAATGCACCGTCTTCGTCTCTCCAGTCTCTCCTCTCAGTCTCCCCCGTCAGTCTCCCTCTATATGCCGgtattcctcctccatcctaACGCCGCACGGCTCCCCGCCCGCTTTCTTCACTGAAGGTAGATTGTTATTCTCCTCGTTTCTTCATCGAGAACGGTAAGTGCGTGGCATCAGGACTGTCGGCTCGCTGCTCCACCCCCGCCGCCTTCGAGGCTGTCAAAGGTTGTTTAAGTTCCAGGTGAAGTTCGGACGATTCACCGCGAGTGTCCTGGCAGGTTGGCGGCAATTGTTTTCTGACTCTCTCTGCTTTTCCCAGCCACCGACTCTCAAactctctctactctctgcccgtcctccctctctccctctctttctcgcCTTACCTCCGtcactctcctcctgctgcgtCCCTCCCCATGTTTAATTGGGTCAGTGATGGGACTGAGTgaaggggagggagaggagaaaaggagggagggggaaagGATGGAGGAGTACTACTTGTAGGTTAAGAGGGGAAACAGAGGAGGGGGGTATACAAAAGACAGATGAGAAGAATGAATTTTTGGAGATGAGATGggaagagagaaagggggggaAAGGCGGGGCaaggtggagaggaggaaaataacAGCAACTAAGGGGGTATAGCAAGGACCCAATCCAAATCCAGATGAATCCAACAGAGGTAGCAGACGCAAAATGAAGGACAAAATTAGGAGAAGAAGACGACTAACAGGAGGGAGACTGTGATGACAGAGAGGCGAAGCACGTGACCCAGTGGTTACTGTGGACAAACTCACAGATGTGGCAATCTCCCCTGAGTGTAAAGTcgacacacgtgcacacacaaacacacagcctggAGGTGAAATCTGGCTATAACATGTATTGCATATGCAATCCAGCGCAGTGGGGGATATTTCAGTTGGGATGGGATATATTGATGTCACATCTGGCACCCTGACATCCTACCACTGACAGACACAATCTCTGAAGAACTGGAACagaaacactaaaaaaaaagaggatataAAAGAGTGGAATCGTGATGATGCATTCTTCCCATATCAATTTAACATACCTGGGGGAGTCATGTGTATGACTGACTTAAGCCTTTtaactatggctgtcaaagttaacgcgataacgcctttaatttctttaacgcattaacacaacttgcgagttttaaagctagagtgaagctactggcatcatatgaaactagaaaaacctaaggaattcatcgGTATCATctatgtcatgctagcttgtggcgaaggaggataaataacgctccgaccTTACACTCAATTTTTGGCGacgaaaaactgccatggccattttcaaagggctcccttgacctctgaccttaagacatgtgaatgaaaatgggttctatgggtacccacgagtctcccctttacagacatgcccactttatgataatcacatgcagtttggggcaagtcatagtcaagtcagcacactgacacactgacagctgttgttgcctgttgggctgcagtttgccatgttatgatttgagcatattctttatgctaaatgcagtacctgtgagggtttctggacaatatctgtcattgtttgtgttgttaattgatttacaataataaatatatacatacatttgcataaagcaagcacatttgcccacacccatgttgataagagtattaaatacttgacaaatctccctttaaggtacattttgaatagataaaaaatgtgcgattaatcgtgattaactatggacaatcatgcgattaatcacaattaaatatttgaatcaattgacagccctacttttaaccTTTCAACAAAgtgcagcagg carries:
- the LOC119495703 gene encoding Kv channel-interacting protein 2 isoform X9, which translates into the protein MVQDSVEDDFELSTVCHRPESMDKLQEQTKFTKKELQVLYRGFKNECPCGVVNEENFKTIYSQFFPQGDSSMYAHFLFEAFDTNKNGSVSFEDFVFGLSIILRGTINDRLNWAFNLYDLNKDGCITKEEMLDIMKSIYDMMGKYTYPNMQDDVPREHVESFFQKMDRNKDGVVTIEEFIESCKKDENIMQSMQLFDNVI
- the LOC119495703 gene encoding Kv channel-interacting protein 2 isoform X8, with product MSQCRKRCKRQLTKVARYFYHFLMGTLTQDSVEDDFELSTVCHRPESMDKLQEQTKFTKKELQVLYRGFKNECPCGVVNEENFKTIYSQFFPQGDSSMYAHFLFEAFDTNKNGSVSFEDFVFGLSIILRGTINDRLNWAFNLYDLNKDGCITKEEMLDIMKSIYDMMGKYTYPNMQDDVPREHVESFFQKMDRNKDGVVTIEEFIESCKKDENIMQSMQLFDNVI
- the LOC119495703 gene encoding Kv channel-interacting protein 2 isoform X6 produces the protein MNEDGKKNRFHIPARAHFTGKMKAKNRDQSLSDSRELDGSYDQLTDSVEDDFELSTVCHRPESMDKLQEQTKFTKKELQVLYRGFKNECPCGVVNEENFKTIYSQFFPQGDSSMYAHFLFEAFDTNKNGSVSFEDFVFGLSIILRGTINDRLNWAFNLYDLNKDGCITKEEMLDIMKSIYDMMGKYTYPNMQDDVPREHVESFFQKMDRNKDGVVTIEEFIESCKKDENIMQSMQLFDNVI
- the LOC119495703 gene encoding Kv channel-interacting protein 2 isoform X7, which codes for MLTMDGLEVMAMLVVMGLFIKVLEQFGMFEPVGGEDSVEDDFELSTVCHRPESMDKLQEQTKFTKKELQVLYRGFKNECPCGVVNEENFKTIYSQFFPQGDSSMYAHFLFEAFDTNKNGSVSFEDFVFGLSIILRGTINDRLNWAFNLYDLNKDGCITKEEMLDIMKSIYDMMGKYTYPNMQDDVPREHVESFFQKMDRNKDGVVTIEEFIESCKKDENIMQSMQLFDNVI
- the LOC119495703 gene encoding Kv channel-interacting protein 2 isoform X4 translates to MNEDGKKNRFHIPARAHFTGKMKAKNRDQSLSDSRELDGSYDQLTGNPSTSQSKKTIKQRFLKLLPCCTPEAAAPSISENSVEDDFELSTVCHRPESMDKLQEQTKFTKKELQVLYRGFKNECPCGVVNEENFKTIYSQFFPQGDSSMYAHFLFEAFDTNKNGSVSFEDFVFGLSIILRGTINDRLNWAFNLYDLNKDGCITKEEMLDIMKSIYDMMGKYTYPNMQDDVPREHVESFFQKMDRNKDGVVTIEEFIESCKKDENIMQSMQLFDNVI
- the LOC119495703 gene encoding Kv channel-interacting protein 2 isoform X2 gives rise to the protein MKAKNRDQSLSDSRELDGSYDQLTGHHLTCNYSCGHQTRRTLRGCPQRPAGAGLTVLLTAWSLSFPWRKAKVSPILNQLQAGTSLLSVVWTTSILVVANFTNTHCDSVEDDFELSTVCHRPESMDKLQEQTKFTKKELQVLYRGFKNECPCGVVNEENFKTIYSQFFPQGDSSMYAHFLFEAFDTNKNGSVSFEDFVFGLSIILRGTINDRLNWAFNLYDLNKDGCITKEEMLDIMKSIYDMMGKYTYPNMQDDVPREHVESFFQKMDRNKDGVVTIEEFIESCKKDENIMQSMQLFDNVI
- the LOC119495703 gene encoding Kv channel-interacting protein 2 isoform X5, with product MNEDGKKNRFHIPARAHFTGKMKAKNRDQSLSDSRELDGSYDQLTDSVEDDFELSTVCHRPESMDKLQEQTKFTKKELQVLYRGFKNVGVADGRLRSFIYLGLWELMSFCLFTSVSQECPCGVVNEENFKTIYSQFFPQGDSSMYAHFLFEAFDTNKNGSVSFEDFVFGLSIILRGTINDRLNWAFNLYDLNKDGCITKEEMLDIMKSIYDMMGKYTYPNMQDDVPREHVESFFQKMDRNKDGVVTIEEFIESCKKDENIMQSMQLFDNVI
- the LOC119495703 gene encoding Kv channel-interacting protein 2 isoform X1 codes for the protein MNEDGKKNRFHIPARAHFTGKMKAKNRDQSLSDSRELDGSYDQLTGHHLTCNYSCGHQTRRTLRGCPQRPAGAGLTVLLTAWSLSFPWRKAKVSPILNQLQAGTSLLSVVWTTSILVVANFTNTHCDSVEDDFELSTVCHRPESMDKLQEQTKFTKKELQVLYRGFKNECPCGVVNEENFKTIYSQFFPQGDSSMYAHFLFEAFDTNKNGSVSFEDFVFGLSIILRGTINDRLNWAFNLYDLNKDGCITKEEMLDIMKSIYDMMGKYTYPNMQDDVPREHVESFFQKMDRNKDGVVTIEEFIESCKKDENIMQSMQLFDNVI
- the LOC119495703 gene encoding Kv channel-interacting protein 2 isoform X3, whose product is MVQGHHLTCNYSCGHQTRRTLRGCPQRPAGAGLTVLLTAWSLSFPWRKAKVSPILNQLQAGTSLLSVVWTTSILVVANFTNTHCDSVEDDFELSTVCHRPESMDKLQEQTKFTKKELQVLYRGFKNECPCGVVNEENFKTIYSQFFPQGDSSMYAHFLFEAFDTNKNGSVSFEDFVFGLSIILRGTINDRLNWAFNLYDLNKDGCITKEEMLDIMKSIYDMMGKYTYPNMQDDVPREHVESFFQKMDRNKDGVVTIEEFIESCKKDENIMQSMQLFDNVI